One window of the Saccopteryx leptura isolate mSacLep1 chromosome 9, mSacLep1_pri_phased_curated, whole genome shotgun sequence genome contains the following:
- the UNC5B gene encoding netrin receptor UNC5B isoform X2: MWAQSGARGALLLALLLCWDPRLSQAGSESGSEVLPDSYPSAPAEPLPHFLQEPQDAYIVKNKPVDLSCRAFPATQIYFKCNGEWVSQNDHIVQEGRDEATGLRVREVQIQVSRQQVEELFGLEDYWCQCVAWSSAGTTKSRRGYVRIAYLRKNFDQEPLGKEVPLDHEVLLQCRPPDGVPVAEVEWLKNEDIIDPTQDTNFLLTIDHNLIIRQARLSDTANYTCVAKNIVAKRRSTTATIIVYVNGGWSSWAEWSPCSNRCGRGWQKRTRSCTNPTPLNGGAFCEGQAFQKTSCTTVCPVDGAWTEWSKWSACSTECAHWRSRECMAPPPQNGGRDCSGTLLDSKNCTDGLCMQILESSGDVALYAGVVVAVLVVVAVLMVVGVVLYRRNCRDLDTDITDSSAALTGGFHPVNFKTARPNHPQLLHPSVPPDLTASAGIYRGPVYALQDTADKIPMTNSPLLDPLPSLKIKVYSSSTTSSGSGLPGGADLLGVLPSSTCPGDFSRDTHFLHLRSASLGSQQLPGLPRDPGSSVSGTFGCLGGRLSIPGTGVSLLVPNGAIPQGKFYEMYLLINKAETLPLSEGTQIVLSPSVTCGPTGLLLCRPIILTAPHCAEVAAGNWIFQLKTQAHQGHWEEVVTLDEETLDTPCYCQLEARSCHVLLDQLGTYVLTGESCSRSAVKRLQLAVFAPALCTSLEYSLRVYCLEDTPVALKEVLELERTLGGYLVEEAKPLLFKDSYHNLRLSLHDIPHAHWRSKLLAKYQEIPFYHVWSGSQKALHCTFTLERHSLASTEFACKICVRQVEGEGQIFQLHTTLAETPAGSLDALCSAPGSTLTTQLGPYAFKIPLSIRQKICSSLDAPSSRGNDWRLLAKKLSMDRYLNYFATKASPTGVILDLWEALQQDDGDLNSLASALEEMGKSEMLVAVATDGDC; the protein is encoded by the exons GCTCTGAGTCAGGCAGCGAGGTGCTCCCGGACTCCTACCCATCGGCGCCGGCCGAGCCGCTGCCCCACTTCCTACAGGAGCCACAGGACGCCTACATTGTGAAGAACAAGCCGGTGGACCTGAGCTGCCGGGCCTTCCCGGCCACACAGATCTATTTCAAGTGCAACGGCGAGTGGGTCAGCCAGAATGACCACATTGTGCAGGAGGGCCGGGATGAGGCCACTG GCCTGCGGGTGCGAGAGGTGCAGATACAGGTGTCTCGACAGCAGGTGGAGGAGCTGTTTGGGCTGGAGGATTACTGGTGCCAGTGTGTGGCCTGGAGCTCCGCGGGCACCACCAAGAGTCGCCGGGGCTATGTCCGCATTGCAT ACCTGCGCAAGAACTTCGACCAGGAGCCTCTGGGCAAGGAAGTACCCCTGGACCACGAGGTTCTCCTGCAATGCCGCCCACCAGACGGGGTGCCTGTGGCTGAG GTAGAGTGGCTCAAGAATGAGGACATCATTGATCCCACCCAGGACACCAACTTCCTGCTCACCATCGACCACAACCTCATTATCCGCCAGGCCCGCCTGTCAGATACGGCCAACTACACCTGTGTGGCCAAGAACATCGTGGCCAAGCGCCGTAGCACCACTGCCACAATCATCGTCTATG TGAACGGTGGATGGTCCAGCTGGGCAGAGTGGTCACCCTGCTCCAACCGCTGTGGCCGCGGCTGGCAGAAGCGCACACGGTCCTGCACCAACCCTACCCCGCTCAACGGAGGAGCCTTCTGTGAGGGCCAGGCCTTCCAGAAGACTTCTTGCACCACCGTGTGCCCGG tggatggagcgtggaCAGAGTGGAGCAAGTGGTCAGCCTGCAGCACCGAGTGTGCCCACTGGCGCAGCCGAGAGTGCATGGCGCCCCCACCCCAGAACGGAGGCCGGGACTGCAGTGGGACTCTGCTCGACTCCAAGAACTGCACCGACGGGCTGTGCATGCAGA TTCTGGAGTCCTCTGGGGATGTGGCGCTGTACGCCGGTGTCGTGGTGGCCGTCCTCGTGGTGGTGGCCGTGCTcatggtggtgggggtggtgctATACCGCCGCAACTGCCGTGACTTGGACACTGACATCACCGATTCATCTGCGGCTCTTACTGGAGGCTTCCACCCGGTCAACTTCAAGACTGCAAGGCCCA ACCACCCACAGCTCCTGCACCCCTCTGTGCCTCCGGACCTCACAGCCAGTGCCGGCATCTACCGCGGGCCCGTGTATGCCCTGCAGGATACAGCCGACAAGATCCCCATGACCAACTCACCGCTGCTggaccccctccccagcctcaaGATCAAGGTCTACAGCTCCAGCACCACCAGCTCTGGGTCAGGCCTGCCAGGCGGGGCCGACCTGCTGGGGGTCCTGCCGTCCAGCACGTGCCCTGGCGACTTCTCCCGCGACACCCACTTCCTGCACCTGCGCAGCGCCAGCCTCGGCTCCCAGCAGCTCCCGGGCCTGCCCCGGGACCCGGGGAGCAGTGTCAGCGGCACCTTCGGCTGCCTGGGCGGGAGGCTCAGCATCCCCGGTACAG gGGTCAGTCTGCTGGTGCCCAACGGAGCCATCCCCCAGGGCAAGTTCTACGAAATGTACCTCCTTATCAACAAGGCAGAGACCCT cCCACTCTCGGAAGGGACCCAGATAGTATTGAGCCCCTCGGTGACCTGTGGGCCCACAGGCCTCCTGCTGTGCCGCCCCATCATCCTCACAGCTCCCCACTGTGCCGAAGTAGCTGCCGGCAACTGGATCTTCCAGCTCAAGACCCAGGCCCACCAGGGCCACTGGGAG GAGGTAGTGACCCTGGATGAGGAGACCCTGGACACCCCTTGCTACTGCCAGCTAGAGGCCAGGTCCTGCCACGTCCTGTTGGACCAGCTGGGCACCTACGTGCTCACCGGCGAGTCCTGCTCCCGCTCGGCTGTGAAGCGGCTGCAGCTGGCCGTCTTCGCCCCTGCCCTGTGCACGTCCCTGGAGTACAGCCTGAGGGTCTACTGCCTGGAGGACACGCCCGTAGCCTTGAAG GAGGTGCTAGAACTGGAGCGGACCCTGGGTGGCTACCTTGTGGAGGAGGCCAAACCCCTGCTGTTTAAGGACAGTTACCACAACCTGCGGCTCTCCCTCCACGACATCCCCCACGCCCACTGGAGGAGCAAGCTGCTGGCCAAGTACCAG GAGATCCCCTTCTATCACGTCTGGAGTGGCAGCCAGAAGGCCCTCCACTGCACCTTCACCCTGGAGAGACACAGCCTGGCCTCCACGGAGTTCGCCTGCAAGATCTGCGTGCGGCAGGTGGAAGGGGAAGGCCAGATATTCCAGCTGCACACCACCCTGGCGGAG ACACCTGCTGGTTCCCTGGAtgccctctgctctgctcccgGCAGCACGCTCACCACCCAGCTGGGACCCTATGCCTTCAAGATCCCACTGTCCATCCGCCAGAAGATATGCAGCAGCCTGGACGCCCCCAGCTCGCGGGGCAATGACTGGCGCCTGCTGGCGAAGAAGCTCTCCATGGACCG TTACCTGAACTACTTTGCCACCAAAGCCAGCCCCACGGGTGTGATCCTGGACCTCTGGGAAGCTCTGCAGCAGGATGACGGGGACCTCAACAGCCTGGCAAGTGCCTTGGAGGAGATGGGCAAGAGCGAGAtgctggtggccgtggccaccGATGGGGACTGCTGA
- the UNC5B gene encoding netrin receptor UNC5B isoform X1 — MWAQSGARGALLLALLLCWDPRLSQAGSESGSEVLPDSYPSAPAEPLPHFLQEPQDAYIVKNKPVDLSCRAFPATQIYFKCNGEWVSQNDHIVQEGRDEATGLRVREVQIQVSRQQVEELFGLEDYWCQCVAWSSAGTTKSRRGYVRIAYLRKNFDQEPLGKEVPLDHEVLLQCRPPDGVPVAEVEWLKNEDIIDPTQDTNFLLTIDHNLIIRQARLSDTANYTCVAKNIVAKRRSTTATIIVYVNGGWSSWAEWSPCSNRCGRGWQKRTRSCTNPTPLNGGAFCEGQAFQKTSCTTVCPVDGAWTEWSKWSACSTECAHWRSRECMAPPPQNGGRDCSGTLLDSKNCTDGLCMQNKKTLSDPKSHLLESSGDVALYAGVVVAVLVVVAVLMVVGVVLYRRNCRDLDTDITDSSAALTGGFHPVNFKTARPNHPQLLHPSVPPDLTASAGIYRGPVYALQDTADKIPMTNSPLLDPLPSLKIKVYSSSTTSSGSGLPGGADLLGVLPSSTCPGDFSRDTHFLHLRSASLGSQQLPGLPRDPGSSVSGTFGCLGGRLSIPGTGVSLLVPNGAIPQGKFYEMYLLINKAETLPLSEGTQIVLSPSVTCGPTGLLLCRPIILTAPHCAEVAAGNWIFQLKTQAHQGHWEEVVTLDEETLDTPCYCQLEARSCHVLLDQLGTYVLTGESCSRSAVKRLQLAVFAPALCTSLEYSLRVYCLEDTPVALKEVLELERTLGGYLVEEAKPLLFKDSYHNLRLSLHDIPHAHWRSKLLAKYQEIPFYHVWSGSQKALHCTFTLERHSLASTEFACKICVRQVEGEGQIFQLHTTLAETPAGSLDALCSAPGSTLTTQLGPYAFKIPLSIRQKICSSLDAPSSRGNDWRLLAKKLSMDRYLNYFATKASPTGVILDLWEALQQDDGDLNSLASALEEMGKSEMLVAVATDGDC; from the exons GCTCTGAGTCAGGCAGCGAGGTGCTCCCGGACTCCTACCCATCGGCGCCGGCCGAGCCGCTGCCCCACTTCCTACAGGAGCCACAGGACGCCTACATTGTGAAGAACAAGCCGGTGGACCTGAGCTGCCGGGCCTTCCCGGCCACACAGATCTATTTCAAGTGCAACGGCGAGTGGGTCAGCCAGAATGACCACATTGTGCAGGAGGGCCGGGATGAGGCCACTG GCCTGCGGGTGCGAGAGGTGCAGATACAGGTGTCTCGACAGCAGGTGGAGGAGCTGTTTGGGCTGGAGGATTACTGGTGCCAGTGTGTGGCCTGGAGCTCCGCGGGCACCACCAAGAGTCGCCGGGGCTATGTCCGCATTGCAT ACCTGCGCAAGAACTTCGACCAGGAGCCTCTGGGCAAGGAAGTACCCCTGGACCACGAGGTTCTCCTGCAATGCCGCCCACCAGACGGGGTGCCTGTGGCTGAG GTAGAGTGGCTCAAGAATGAGGACATCATTGATCCCACCCAGGACACCAACTTCCTGCTCACCATCGACCACAACCTCATTATCCGCCAGGCCCGCCTGTCAGATACGGCCAACTACACCTGTGTGGCCAAGAACATCGTGGCCAAGCGCCGTAGCACCACTGCCACAATCATCGTCTATG TGAACGGTGGATGGTCCAGCTGGGCAGAGTGGTCACCCTGCTCCAACCGCTGTGGCCGCGGCTGGCAGAAGCGCACACGGTCCTGCACCAACCCTACCCCGCTCAACGGAGGAGCCTTCTGTGAGGGCCAGGCCTTCCAGAAGACTTCTTGCACCACCGTGTGCCCGG tggatggagcgtggaCAGAGTGGAGCAAGTGGTCAGCCTGCAGCACCGAGTGTGCCCACTGGCGCAGCCGAGAGTGCATGGCGCCCCCACCCCAGAACGGAGGCCGGGACTGCAGTGGGACTCTGCTCGACTCCAAGAACTGCACCGACGGGCTGTGCATGCAGA ATAAGAAAACTCTAAGTGACCCCAAAAGCCACC TTCTGGAGTCCTCTGGGGATGTGGCGCTGTACGCCGGTGTCGTGGTGGCCGTCCTCGTGGTGGTGGCCGTGCTcatggtggtgggggtggtgctATACCGCCGCAACTGCCGTGACTTGGACACTGACATCACCGATTCATCTGCGGCTCTTACTGGAGGCTTCCACCCGGTCAACTTCAAGACTGCAAGGCCCA ACCACCCACAGCTCCTGCACCCCTCTGTGCCTCCGGACCTCACAGCCAGTGCCGGCATCTACCGCGGGCCCGTGTATGCCCTGCAGGATACAGCCGACAAGATCCCCATGACCAACTCACCGCTGCTggaccccctccccagcctcaaGATCAAGGTCTACAGCTCCAGCACCACCAGCTCTGGGTCAGGCCTGCCAGGCGGGGCCGACCTGCTGGGGGTCCTGCCGTCCAGCACGTGCCCTGGCGACTTCTCCCGCGACACCCACTTCCTGCACCTGCGCAGCGCCAGCCTCGGCTCCCAGCAGCTCCCGGGCCTGCCCCGGGACCCGGGGAGCAGTGTCAGCGGCACCTTCGGCTGCCTGGGCGGGAGGCTCAGCATCCCCGGTACAG gGGTCAGTCTGCTGGTGCCCAACGGAGCCATCCCCCAGGGCAAGTTCTACGAAATGTACCTCCTTATCAACAAGGCAGAGACCCT cCCACTCTCGGAAGGGACCCAGATAGTATTGAGCCCCTCGGTGACCTGTGGGCCCACAGGCCTCCTGCTGTGCCGCCCCATCATCCTCACAGCTCCCCACTGTGCCGAAGTAGCTGCCGGCAACTGGATCTTCCAGCTCAAGACCCAGGCCCACCAGGGCCACTGGGAG GAGGTAGTGACCCTGGATGAGGAGACCCTGGACACCCCTTGCTACTGCCAGCTAGAGGCCAGGTCCTGCCACGTCCTGTTGGACCAGCTGGGCACCTACGTGCTCACCGGCGAGTCCTGCTCCCGCTCGGCTGTGAAGCGGCTGCAGCTGGCCGTCTTCGCCCCTGCCCTGTGCACGTCCCTGGAGTACAGCCTGAGGGTCTACTGCCTGGAGGACACGCCCGTAGCCTTGAAG GAGGTGCTAGAACTGGAGCGGACCCTGGGTGGCTACCTTGTGGAGGAGGCCAAACCCCTGCTGTTTAAGGACAGTTACCACAACCTGCGGCTCTCCCTCCACGACATCCCCCACGCCCACTGGAGGAGCAAGCTGCTGGCCAAGTACCAG GAGATCCCCTTCTATCACGTCTGGAGTGGCAGCCAGAAGGCCCTCCACTGCACCTTCACCCTGGAGAGACACAGCCTGGCCTCCACGGAGTTCGCCTGCAAGATCTGCGTGCGGCAGGTGGAAGGGGAAGGCCAGATATTCCAGCTGCACACCACCCTGGCGGAG ACACCTGCTGGTTCCCTGGAtgccctctgctctgctcccgGCAGCACGCTCACCACCCAGCTGGGACCCTATGCCTTCAAGATCCCACTGTCCATCCGCCAGAAGATATGCAGCAGCCTGGACGCCCCCAGCTCGCGGGGCAATGACTGGCGCCTGCTGGCGAAGAAGCTCTCCATGGACCG TTACCTGAACTACTTTGCCACCAAAGCCAGCCCCACGGGTGTGATCCTGGACCTCTGGGAAGCTCTGCAGCAGGATGACGGGGACCTCAACAGCCTGGCAAGTGCCTTGGAGGAGATGGGCAAGAGCGAGAtgctggtggccgtggccaccGATGGGGACTGCTGA